Genomic segment of Ignavibacteriales bacterium:
GCATCTTCCATATTAAAATTTCCGTTTGAACCACCGCAAACAATTTCTACATCTTTATTAAGTTTTAACAGCTGATCAGCTATTGCCGGTAGATTATTGAAACAACAGATATAAAGATTTTCCGAAAACTTTGCTTTTACAATTGCTTTAGTGCCATTAGTTGTATAAAGGATAATTGATTTACCTGATACGATTTCAGGTTTATATTCTAACGGGGAATTACCAAGATTGAATCCCTCAACTTTTTTTGTGTTGCGCTCACCGCCAAGAATTGTCTGCCCGCCAAATGCATTACCGGAAACCTTCATAGCAAAATCAACGGTACCAACCGGAATAACTTCGCGTGCACCGTTTTTTAACGCTGTAACTATTACTGTTGAAGCACGCAGAACATCAATTACAACGGAAGTCTTTCCCGTAAAATAGAGTTCATCAAATTGTTGATGTGTATAATGAATGTTTATTTTCATATTAGTTTTTCACAAAAGGTAGTTTAGTAATAATAGCAGGTACTTCCTTGCCCCGAATTAAAAAATTTATTTTTCCGCCTTCTTTAGCATGCTGAATTTCAACATAACCTAACGCAATTGCTTTTTCTAGTATTGGACTTACTGTTCCACTTGTTATATGCCCAACAACTTTACCGTCTACTGATAAATCATAACCATGTCTTGGAAACGCTTTCTCATTGGAAACAATTGGTACTAATTTTCTTTTCAATCCTTCTTCCTTAACTTTCACCAAAATATCTTTAGAAATAAATTCTTGCTTTTTCAATTTTGTTATCCAGCCAAGTCCGGCTTCCAAAGTATTTGTTGTTTGATCAATATCGTTTCCGTAAAGGCAAAAACCCATTTCCAAACGAAGAGAATCGCGGGCACCTAAACCAACGGGTTGAATATCATATTCTTTACCGTTTTCGAATAAAGCATTCCAAACTTTTTCTGCATCGGTTTCGTTACCTTTGAAATATAATTCATAACCAAGTTCGCCAGTGTATCCTGTGCGGGAAATGATCATATCAATTCCGGCAACTTTGGCAAAGAAGAAATGATAGTATTCTAAATCCAAAGGTTTATCACAAATTTTTTGAATTACGTTTTTTGAGTTTGGTCCTTGAACTGCCAGAAGAGAATATTCGTCGCTCTCATCATTAATTTGAACACCGAACTTATTATTTTCTTGCATCCAATTAAAATCTTTATCCTTGTTAGAAGCGTTAACTACAAGCATAAATTCTTTTTCATTGATTCTATAAACAAGAAGGTCGTCAACAATTCCGCCGTCAGGATAACACATTGCGGAGTATTGTACTCTTCCGTTTGTAAGAAGAGATGCATCGTTCACAGTAATATGTTGAACAAAATTCAATGCTCTGTCTCCCTTAATAAATATTTCACCCATATGGGAAACATCAAACACTCCAACAGAAGTACGAACAGCTTTGTGTTCCGCAATAATAGATGAATACTGTACGGGCATACTATAACCGGCGAAATCTACAATTTTAGCACCAAGTTTTTCGTGAATCGAATAAAATTTTGTTTTCTTCATAACAACTATTGATTTAATTTTTTCCAATCGCTCAAGAATTTTTCCAGACCCAGATCAGTAAGCGGATGTTTAAATAATTTATTAATTACATCAAACGGCATTGTTGCAACATGTGCACCCATCATTGCTGCATCAACCAAATGAAGAGGATGGCGGATACTTGCAACAAGAACTTGAGTCTTATAATTATAGTTATTGTATATCTGGACAATCTGCTTAATCAATCCCATTCCATCTTGGCTAATATCATCTAATCTTCCAACAAACGGGGAGATATAAGTTGCGCCTGCTTTTGCAGCTAGCAATGCTTGTGAAGGCGAGAAGCACAAAGTAACATTTGTATTGATTCCTTCCCCGCTTAAAGATTTAACTGCTTTGATTCCTTCTTTGATCAGCGGAACTTTAACAACAATATTTTTATGGATCTTTGCCAGCTCATGCGCTTCTTTCATTATTCCATCGTAATCTGTGGAAACAACTTCCGCGCTGATTGGTCCGTCTACTATCTTTATGATTTCAGCAAGAAGTTCACGAAAGTTTTTTCCTTCCTTTGCAACTAGAGACGGGTTCGTTGTTACACCATCCAGCAAACCATAAGAAGCGGCTTCTTTAATCTCGTTAATATTTGCGGTATCAATAAAGAATTTCATAATATTCTCTTACTATATTAATAAATAATTTGTTGTTTGAAAATTAATAAAAATTGATCTTAATTATACGGGTTAAGATTTTCTCTTAATTAAAGTCGTTAGTTATATCTTTGCCCGTTTTAGTTGTTAAGAAATAATAATTCTGAGGATTTATTTTTTCTTCTTCTTGAAGTTTTATTTTTACAAAATATTTTAATTGGAATTTCGTCAGTCGAGAAATAAATCCTTCTTTAAGTTTTAATCCAAGTGAAGGATGAACTTTTAAGGTTAATGATTTGGATTTCCCTTCAACATGATAACGTTTTAACCAATGCTCAATTTCATGAATCAAGTTTGACTTTTTAGTAAGCAATCCTGTACCTGCACAATACGGACAAGCATCATTCATAGACTGCATAATGTTTTCGCGGATTCGTTCGCGTGTAATTTGCATCAACCCAAAATCCGTCATCGGAAGCAATGCAATCTTTGCGCGGTCTTTCTTGAATTCTTTTTTAAGTTCATCATAAATCTTTTTACGATTCTTTTCATCTTCAAGATCAATGAAATCTACAACTATCAATCCTCCGATATCACGTAGACGGAGCTGGCGGACAATTTCCCGCGATGCTTCCAAATCCGTTTTGAGAGAATTAAGTTCTTGTTCTTTTTTTGCTGCATAACGACCGCTATTAACATCTATAACAACCATTGCTTCAGTATGTTCAATTACAATGTGTCCTCCGCTTGGCAGAGAAACCTTTCGTCCCATCAAACCTTTAATCTGTTCATCAATTTTAAATGCTTCAAAAATCGGTTCATCTTGTTTAAATAATTCTATCCTATCAAGAAGTGCCGGTTGAATGAACTGAACATAATTGCGTATTTCTTTGTAAAGTTTTTTAGAATCAACGAAAATTTTTGAAACATCAGGAGTAAATAGATCCCGTATAACGCTGATTGTAGTACTAAGATCTTTATATAAAAGCGCAGGCGGTTCTTGTTTCTTTGCATCTTCCTGCATGTCTTCCCAAATTTTTACAAGATATTTCAAGTCGCCGGAAAGCGCTTCTTCTGTTTGATCTCTAGCTGCAGTCCTAATTATCAATCCGCAATTGGAAGGAATTATTCCCCGTGCAATTCTTCGTAATCTTTTTCGCTCTCTAAAATCGTAGATCTTCTTTGAAACTCCAACCTTATTATCTAAAGGGAGTAAAACACAAAATCTTCCTGGAATAGAAATAGATGAAGTACATCTAACGCCTTTATCTTTAACAGGCTCTTTAATAATCTGAATTAATATTGATTCCCCTTTATGCAGTTTAGGAATTTGTCTCTGCTCTCGATGTTCGTGTCTATCTTTATCTCTTACCGGTTTTTGTTCCTGCGGTTGAGTTTGTGCAGTAGTTTGATCTTGAGCTTGAGGTTCCGCTTCTTCTTCGTCCGTTCCGTCATCTGCTTCTTCATCTTCATCAAGCATATTTTTTAATGCATCGGTACGGTCGCCAATATCAGAAAAGTGAAGAAAAGCATCATGCTTTAATCCGATATCTATGAATACTGCGCGGATGCCGGGTAATACTCTGGCAACTTTTCCTAAAAATACATCTCCCACCATTCTTCTTTTTTCCGGATGATCTACGAAGAAATCAACCAGATTGCTGTCTTCAGTTATCGCAACATGGTTCTGCGATGTTGAAGAACTAATAATTATTTCTTTATTCATTTTAAAACCTTTTTAGTTCCTATCCAAGTGCGCTGATATTTTGATCAGCAAGCCAGAACAGAACTTTCTTTTGAAATTTTTTGTGGATCTCTTCCTTAATATGAATTTCTTTTGAACCTTTCATTATTTTTTCCGCATGATCCGTAATGAGTCCGCGAAGTGTATCCAATTTTTTTACAGAAAAAACTTTTTCAAGTAGAGAATTAATTCCAGTATAATTTTTGAAATACCAGATAGAATGTTTTTTAGCTTTATCTAAAGCCAGCAGTTCACCGAATTCTTCTTCCAAATATTTTATATGTTTTAATAAAGTATCTCTAATAACAAAAGCATCAGGTTCTCCGGGATCAATTCCTTTTTCCATCAAAACATTAAAACGTGAAAATATAAACGGATTACCTAGCGCACCGCGTGCTATCATTGCAGAATCACATCCGGTTGAATCAATCATTTCTTGAATATCATGAGGCGTAAACATAGATCCGTTTCCAACTACAGGAATATTTACGGCTTCTTTAACTTTTTTAAGCCAGCTCCAGTCAGCGCTCATATTATATTTATCCGCACGCGTTCTTGCGTGGACAAAAATTAAAGCTCCGCCGTTATCTTCAACTACTTTTGCATTTTCCAAAATATTTACTGTTGATTTATCTTTTCCTAATCTAAGTTTAACTGATATAGGAACCCCATTTGATCCGTCTACCATTTTGCGAACTAAGTTAGAAAGTGTTTTAGGATCATCTAATAATGCTGCGCCCATCTTTTTAGAACAAACTTTATCAACGGGACAACCGCAATTTAGATCAATTAAATCGGGTTTCATTTTAGAAATTTCTTTTACTGCTTCAAACAAAGTTTCCGGATGATTTCCTAAAATTTGAACACCGATTGGTTTTTCAGAACGGCTAAATGAGAAATGGCGAAGAGTTTCAAAATTATTATTTACGACACCATCCGCACTTACCATCTGCGTAAAAGTTATACCCGCCTGCTGCTCTTTACATATTTTTCGAAAAGAAGAGTCGGTGACTTCAGCCATTGGGGCTAAAAATAGTTTTTTACCTATATCGAGATTTCCGACTTTCATTTAATAACTCTTACCAAAATTTCCAAAAAACAATTTGCTGAATTATAATGAATCCCAATTAAATTGGGATTCATTTTTATTTAACTATTCTTTTTCCTCTGAATCCTGACTTACGGATTCATTCAATAATGCTTTCCTAGAAAGAGAGAATTTTCCACCTTCAATTGCAAGCAATTTAACTTTTATCATTTCTCCTTCTTTCAAAACATCCGTTACTTTATTAACACGTTTGTTATCTATCTGCGAAATATGGAGAAGTCCTTGGGTCCCGGGTATAATTTCAACAAAGGCGCCAAAGTCAGTAATCTTCATAATTTTACCGGTATAATTTTTTCCAACTTCAGGTTCTGAAACAAGTAGTTTAATATATTCTTTTGCAGCTTTGGCAAGTGTTGCATCTTGTCCTGCTATGCTTACTGTTCCATCGTCTTCAATATTAATATCTACACAAAAATCTTTTTGCATCTTCTGAATAACTTTTCCACCAGGTCCGATAACCGCACCAATTTTTTCTGTTGGAACTTTAGTTGTAAAAATTCTTGGTGCATAATTGGAAATATTTGGTCTTGCTTCGGCTATTGCTTCATTCATGATCTTAAGAATATGCAATCTTCCTTCTTTTGCTTGAGCCAGAGCTTTTTCCATGATCTCGTATGAGATACCTTGAATTTTAATATCCATCTGCAAGCCGGTAATTCCATTTTCAGAACCTGAAACCTTAAAATCCATATCACCAAGATGATCTTCGTTTCCAAGTATATCGGTAAGAATTGCAAATTTTTCCTTTTCTTTAACAAGTCCCATTGCAATTCCCGCAATAGCACATTTAACCGGAACCCCGCCTTCCATCAATGCAAGTGAACCTGCACAAACAGTCGCCATAGATGATGATCCGTTCGATTCAAGAATATCCGAGTTCAAGCGAATGATGTAAGGAAATTTTTCCTCTGATGGAATAATATTTTTTAGTGAGCGTTCTGCCAGATTACCGTGTCCGACTTCTCTTCTTCCAACGCCGGAGAATCTTCCGGTTTCACCAACGCTGAATGGCGGAAAGTTGTAATGAAGTAGAAATCGTTTTTTATATTCCGGTTGAAGTCCGTCAATAATTTGTTCATCGCCTTTAGCGCCCAAAGTTAAAGTAGTTAAGCTTTGAGTTTCTCCGCGTGTGAAAAGAGCTGTTGCATGCGGGCGCGGCAGAATTCCAAGTTCGATTGTAATTGGTCTTATCTGAGTTGTATTTCTTCCGTCAAGACGTAACCCTTCATCAAGAATTCTTTTACGCATCAAATCTTTTTCCATATCATGAAGAATTTCTTTGATTGCAACTTCTTGTTCAGGATATTTTTCAGCGAGTGCTGCTAGAACTTCATCTGTTAAAGCATGGTTCTGTGCCGATCTTTCTTCTTTTGCCAAAACTGATGAGACAATCGTTTTGAATTTATCATGTGCAAGTGCTGTGATATCGTTCAGTAAATTTTGATCAACAACTTTTTCAGCAACTACCATTTTGGGTTTACCGCAAAGTTGTCTTAGTTCTTTTTGAACTTCAATAATTTTTTTGATTTCAGTGTGAGCAAATTTAAGAGCATCGAGCATAACCTGTTCGCTCAATTCTTTTGCTTCGCCTTCAACCATCATGATCGAACTTTCAGTTCCGGCAATAACTAATTCAAGATCGCTCTCTTCAGTTTCTTTAAGAGTGGGATTGATTATTAATTCGCCGTTGATTCTTCCAACACGAACTTCGCCAATCGGTTCGAGAAATGGAATGTCTGAGATAGTAAGTGCTGCTGATGCGGCACATGCTGCAATTACATCCGAATCATTTTCACTGTCGTAAGAATAAACGAATGCGGCAACTTGAGTATCGTTTTTGTAATTATCAGAGAAGAGTGGACGAAGCGGTCGGTCAATTAATCGTGATGTAAGAACTTCTTTATCTGTAGGTTTGCCTTCGCGTTTAAAAAATCCACCGGGAACCTTTCCGGCAGCAAATGCTTTTTCTCTATACTCAACACTGAGCGGAAAGAAATCAATACCCGGTCGTAATTCTCCTGCTACAGCAGTAACTAAAACCATTGTATCGCCATAGCGAACCATAACAGCGCCGTTTGCCTGCTTGGCAAGTTTTCCTGTTTCAAAAATTAATTTTTGTTTTCCTATTTGTACTTCTTTGGTATAAACCATTTAGATACTCCGTTACTTTCTTATGTTCAATTCTTTAATTATGCTGCGGTATTTTTCTATGTTTTTACTAGCTAAATAATCAAGCAGCCTTCTTCTTTTTCCAACCATCTGCATCAATCCGCGTCGCGAAGCATGATCTTTTTTATGCGCTTCGAAATGACTGGTGAGACGATTTATTTCTGCTGTTAATAATGCTATTTGAACTTCGGCAGTTCCGCTATCTTTTTCTCCTTTACCGAATTTTTTGATGATCTCAAGTTTTTCTTCTTTTGACAAAGACATTGTGTTACTCCTTAAGTTGATTGTTCGATAAAACCCCAGAATTAATCCGCCTACGGTGGATAAACCGGGATCTATTAGTTAATTAATTTTCTATAAATTTTTGTGCTTCTTTTTTGTCAGCTTCAATTTGATGAATCAGGTCTTCCTTTGATTCAAATTTCTTTTCGTTACGAAGACGTTTCAAAAATTCTACCTTAAAATACTTTCCGTAAATATCTCTGTCGAAATTTAATATATGTACTTCGGAAACTACTTCATGTTTATTTTCGAATGTTGGTCTGTAACCTATATTCATAATTCCAAAATGAGTTTCATTTTCAAGCAAACATTTTACAATGTACACACCGTTCATCGGCAAAGCCTTATTTTCATCATCCGGTTGAATGTTTGCAGTTGGGAAACCGAGTAATCGTCCTCGCTGCATTCCTTTAACAATTATTCCGGCTAATGTATAATTTCTTCCAAGCAGTAATCCTGCTTTTTCAATATCACCTGCAAATAGTGCATTTCTAATTTTTGTACTGCTAATAATTTCTCCATCCAACATTTCCGGAGGAACGGTAGTTACATCAAGATTGTAAATCTTACCAACTTCCCGCAATTTCTTTTCATCTCCAAGCCTGTCCTTGCCAAACTTATGATCGTGACCAATTACCATTTGTGATGAACCGATCTTATCCACAATGTATTGTTTGATAAACTTATCAGATGTTAATTGAGAAAATTCTTTTGTAAAGTTTACCACCATCAAATTTTCAATACCGATTTTTTCAAGAACATCTTTCTTCTCATCAAGCGATGTTAATATTTTCAAATCAAAATCTTTTGAGATTACGGAACGAGGATGCGGTTCAAAAGTAATTACAAAGCTTGTTCCGTTGTTCTTATTAGAAAGTTCAAGAACTTTCTCAAATATTTTAATGTGTCCTTTATGTAAACCGTCAAACGAGCCGACGGTTATAACCGCTTTTTTTATTTTAACTATTTCAGAATTATCTGTATAAACTTTCATTATGCTATTTCTGGTTCGGCAATAAAATAATTTTTTGCGAATTCTTTAAATTCTTCGATTGATAATGCATCATCAACATCAAACTCGCCAATATGTGTACGCCGTAATTCTTTTAGATAAGCTCCGCATCCAAGTTGTTCGCCAAAATTACTTGCAAGTACTCTAATGTATGTTCCTTTAGAACAAGTAATTTCAAAGTAGATATCAGGAAGATCAATTTTCTCAATTTCAAATTTTGAAATAAAAACTTCACGTACTTCACGATCAACTTCAATTCCTTTTCTCGCTAAGCGATAGAGCGATTTGCCGTTCCTTTTAACAGCCGAGTACATTGGCGGCGTTTGAAATATCTTCCCGATGAATTTGTTACGCACCTTATCAATTTTATCTTCAGTTACATCATCAAAATTATTTTTCGTATCAAAATCTGTTTCCGTATCGAATGAGCGTGTCGTTCTTCCGAGAGTAATAATGCCTTTATACGTTTTCTCAAGATTTTGAATTTCAGAAATTCTTTTTGTCATTTTTCCCGTACAAACAATCATCAATCCAGTTGCCATCGGATCAAGCGTTCCTGCGTGTCCAACTTTTTTAACACCAATAGTTTCCCTTACCCTATAGACACAATCGAAAGCACTTTTTAACAATGCTTTATCAAAAAGAATAATTTCTCCGTCAACAAAGTTCGGATCAATTTCAGCTATCGTGTTTTTCGTTATCGCTTTCATGAATTTTCTTAAATAAATCTTCCATTTTTTCTACGTAGTCTAAAGTATCATCAATAAAAAAATGAAGTTCAGGAACAAATCTAACTTGAATCCTTCCTGCTAATTGCGATCTGATCATTCCTTTTATTTCATTTACTTTTTCCAGAACTAAAGCACGTTTTTCTTTATCATAAACTGATAAATAAACTTTTGTGTGTTTCAAATCCGGACTCATCTTCACGTTCGTAACAGTGATCATTCCGAAATTTGGATCCTGAACTTTGTGAAGAAAAATCAAACTCAATTCTTCTTTAATCAAACTTGAAACTTTATCTATTCTATGAGTCATTACTCTAATTTCTTTTTGGTTTCTATCATTTTATAAGCTTCAACAACATCGCCTACTTTAATATCATTAAAGTTTGCAATGCTGAGACCGCATTCATAACCTTTCTCAACTTCACGGACATCATCTTTAAATCTTCTTAATGAACTGATCTCGCCTTCGTAAACAGCAATTCCTTCTCTGAACAACCGTACTTTATTTCCTCTAGTAATTTTACCATCTTGAACAGAACATCCGGCAATTGTTCCCGCTTTCGGAACTTTGAAAATATCTCGGACTTCAAGAGTAGCAACAACTTCTTCGGAAACAACAGGAGAGAGTAATCCTTCTAGAGCAGATTTGACTTCGTTGATTGCATCATAAATAACATTGTAGAGACGAATGTCTACTTTTTCGGCTTCAGCAAGTTTTCTTGCATTTGTATTTGGGCGTACGTGGAATCCAACTATAATAGCACCGGATGCTGCCGCTAAAAGAACATCACCTTCTGAAATTGCACCAACACCTTTGTGAATAACACGAACCGAAACTTCTTGATTTGATAATTTCATTAACGAATCTGATAATGCCTCAATAGAACCATCCACATCGCCTTTAACGATTACCGGAAGTTCCTTAAATCCGCCATGACTAATTTGACTTGCAATTTCGTCAAGAGTAATATGATGTACTTGACGATGATCTTGTTCGCGTTTCAACTGCATTCGTTTCAAACTAATTTCGCGCGCTTCTCTTTCAGATTCTGCAACTGTAAAATTATCTCCTGCTTGAGGTGCTGATTCAAAACCAAGCACAAGTACAGGTGTTGATGGTCCGGCTTCAAAAACTTTTTTATTCCGTTCATCGAACATTGCTCGCACACGTCCGTGTACAACACCAGCAATGAACGGATCGCCTATCCTTACAATGCCTTTTTGAACAAGGACAGTGGCAGTAATGCCTTTTCCTTTATCGAGCTGAGATTCAATGATTGTACCGCGTCCCAACCGTGCCGGGTTTGCTTTTAATTCCAGCAATTCTGCTTCAAGAGCAATTTTTTCTAAAAGAAGGTCAACATTTTTTCCGGATTTGGCAGAGATTTCAACACACTGATATTTTCCGCCCCATTCCTCAACTAAAACATTTCTATCAGCAAGCTGTTGTTTGATCTTTTCTATGTTGGAATTCGGTTTATCTATTTTATTGATAGCAATTATTATTGGAACATTTGCCGCTTGAGCATGATTGATCGCTTCGACAGTTTGAGGCATCACTGCATCATCTGCGGCTACGACCAAAACTACAATATCTGTAACTCTTGCACCGCGTGCACGCATAGCAGTAAATGCTTCGTGACCAGGAGTATCGAGAAATGAAATTTGTTTGCCGTCTTCGGTGATTACTTTGTAAGCACCTATGTGCTGAGTTATTCCGCCGGCTTCACCAGCAACTACGTTGGCTCTGCGGATGTAATCCAGCAAAGATGTTTTACCGTGATCAACGTGGCCCATAATTGTAACAACAGGCGGACGGGGCTTGAGCGACTCAATAGTATCCGGAACATCTGCATCAATATCAGCTTGATATGCAGCTTGAAGTTCAATTTCAAATCCAAATTCATCAGCAACAAGTGTAATTGTTTCAACATCTAGCCGTTGATTAATAGAAACCATCAATCCAAGTGAAATACATTTTGAAATTACATCGCTTACTGAAACACTCATAAGATTTGCAAGTTCGTTAACAGCAATGTATTCCGTTACTGAAATTTTTGTTTTGTCTAATTCTTTCTGCTGTAGAATCTGATCTTGAATATCTTGTTTCTCTTTTCTCTTTCTTTTACGGATTGATGCTCTATCTCCAACTGCAGATTCATCCATACTTAGTAATGTTCGCTTAATTGCATCTTCAACTTCACGTTTATCAATTTCCAGACGTTTTATTTTTCTTTTCTTCTTAGCAACTGTAACTTCCTCGGGACCTTCACCGGGTCCGGCTGTTTTTTTCTTGGACTTTAGAACTTTCTTTTTCTTCTTACTTTTCTTGTCGGCATCTTTATCTCCCGCAGCAACTTCTGATGGTTTAACCTGAGGAGCTGTTGAAACTGTTTCCGGTTTTTCTCTCCGTTCCTTCAGATCCATCTTGCCAACAATAGTTAATCCTTTCCTTCTTCCTTCAATAGCAATTTCAGTTTCTGTTTTATAAGATTTTAATTCTTCAGAAACTTCTTCAATTTTTTCATCAGCCGGCTCAGCTTCAGTAACGGTTTCTGTAATTTCAGCGGCTTGAACAGTTGCTGCCGATTCTGCAACAGTATCTTTTCCTTTGAATAGATCACTTTCTTTTTCTCCGGTCTGTTTTTTTCCAGCAGCTTTCTTTGATGATTCTAAAGCGGCTTCCGCTTCATCGTGGTCACTTCTCTTTTTCTGAAAATCCGAAATTTTCTTATAATGCTTTTCAGCTTTCTCAATATCCTTTTTGAAAAATGACTTTATATCAGCCACCATTTCATCGGTCAACAGAGCCATATGAGATTTTACTTCGTAACCATTCTTTTGTAAAAACTCAACTAAAGTTTCAGTAGCAAGATTATGCTCAGTAGCAAATTTGTATAGTCGTAATTTTTTGTCTTTTACTGTTTCCGGCATTTTGTAATTACCTGTATTTGTGCAATTGGTTATTCTTCTTCTTCAAATTGATTTTCAAGAGTTTCAATTATCTGCTTGGCTTTTTCTTCATCAACGCCTTCAATTTCTTTTAACTTATCAATACCGGCTCCAAGAACTTCAAGCGCAGTATCTAATCTGTTATTAATCAAGAGATCAACTACTTCAGATCCTAACTCTTCTTTTAATTCAACAAGTTCTATATCTTCATCATATTCTTCAAATGGTTTTTCTTGTCTGATAACTTCGATCTCATAACCGCTGAGTTTAATTGCAAGCCGGATATTAACACCGTTACGACCAACAATTAATGATACTTGATCACTATCGGCAGTAACAACACACTTTTTAGCTTCTTCATCAACTTCGATTTGCTTTAGCTTAGCCGGTGCAAGACATCTTTGAATAAATACAATCGAGTCATCGGTATAATTTATAACATCAATATTCTCATTGTTCAATTCACGTACGATTGCATGAATTCGAACACCTTTCATACCAACGCAAGCTCCAACCGCATCTATACGGGCATCATTTGATTCAACAGCAATTTTTGCTCTTTCGCCAGGTTCACGTGCAATTCCTTTTATCTCTATTACTCCGTCATAGATTTCGGGGATTTCAATTTCAAATAATCTTCTTAAGAAAAGATTATCTCCGCGTGATATTACAATAAGCGGTCCGTTCGGAGTTTTTCTAACATCCTTAATGACTGCGCGGATTGTATCACCTTTTCTGTATTTCTCTCTTGGTATTTGTTCGTTACGCGGAAGAATAAGTTCATTCTTATTGTGATTGATAAGTACATCATTTCTTCTAACTTGATAAATATCTCCAACAACGATCTCGCCGAGCATTTCGCTGTATTCATTATAAACTAATTCTTTTTCGATCTCGCGGATCTTTTGGTTTAAACTTTGGCGTGCTAGATTAATCAATCTTCTTCCAAATTCTTTTAGCTCGATCTTTTCAACAAAGTCTTCCCCGACTTCAAGATTGTCCGCATTCCCTTTTTCGTTAACTTCAACAATGCTGATTTCGGTACCGGGATCATTAACTGTTTCAACAATTGTTCTTTCAAGAAATATTTCTATATCGCCCTTATCCATATTAACGACCACATCATACTTAGCTTCAAGTCCATATTTTTTCTTAACCATAATTCCAAAAATTTCTTCAATGATTCCTGCAAGAACATCTTTGTCAAGACTTTTCTCCCGGACCATCTGAGCAAAGGATTCTACTATCTCGGT
This window contains:
- a CDS encoding Rne/Rng family ribonuclease; the protein is MNKEIIISSSTSQNHVAITEDSNLVDFFVDHPEKRRMVGDVFLGKVARVLPGIRAVFIDIGLKHDAFLHFSDIGDRTDALKNMLDEDEEADDGTDEEEAEPQAQDQTTAQTQPQEQKPVRDKDRHEHREQRQIPKLHKGESILIQIIKEPVKDKGVRCTSSISIPGRFCVLLPLDNKVGVSKKIYDFRERKRLRRIARGIIPSNCGLIIRTAARDQTEEALSGDLKYLVKIWEDMQEDAKKQEPPALLYKDLSTTISVIRDLFTPDVSKIFVDSKKLYKEIRNYVQFIQPALLDRIELFKQDEPIFEAFKIDEQIKGLMGRKVSLPSGGHIVIEHTEAMVVIDVNSGRYAAKKEQELNSLKTDLEASREIVRQLRLRDIGGLIVVDFIDLEDEKNRKKIYDELKKEFKKDRAKIALLPMTDFGLMQITRERIRENIMQSMNDACPYCAGTGLLTKKSNLIHEIEHWLKRYHVEGKSKSLTLKVHPSLGLKLKEGFISRLTKFQLKYFVKIKLQEEEKINPQNYYFLTTKTGKDITNDFN
- the dusB gene encoding tRNA dihydrouridine synthase DusB; this encodes MKVGNLDIGKKLFLAPMAEVTDSSFRKICKEQQAGITFTQMVSADGVVNNNFETLRHFSFSRSEKPIGVQILGNHPETLFEAVKEISKMKPDLIDLNCGCPVDKVCSKKMGAALLDDPKTLSNLVRKMVDGSNGVPISVKLRLGKDKSTVNILENAKVVEDNGGALIFVHARTRADKYNMSADWSWLKKVKEAVNIPVVGNGSMFTPHDIQEMIDSTGCDSAMIARGALGNPFIFSRFNVLMEKGIDPGEPDAFVIRDTLLKHIKYLEEEFGELLALDKAKKHSIWYFKNYTGINSLLEKVFSVKKLDTLRGLITDHAEKIMKGSKEIHIKEEIHKKFQKKVLFWLADQNISALG
- the fsa gene encoding fructose-6-phosphate aldolase yields the protein MKFFIDTANINEIKEAASYGLLDGVTTNPSLVAKEGKNFRELLAEIIKIVDGPISAEVVSTDYDGIMKEAHELAKIHKNIVVKVPLIKEGIKAVKSLSGEGINTNVTLCFSPSQALLAAKAGATYISPFVGRLDDISQDGMGLIKQIVQIYNNYNYKTQVLVASIRHPLHLVDAAMMGAHVATMPFDVINKLFKHPLTDLGLEKFLSDWKKLNQ
- a CDS encoding 2-phosphosulfolactate phosphatase; its protein translation is MKINIHYTHQQFDELYFTGKTSVVIDVLRASTVIVTALKNGAREVIPVGTVDFAMKVSGNAFGGQTILGGERNTKKVEGFNLGNSPLEYKPEIVSGKSIILYTTNGTKAIVKAKFSENLYICCFNNLPAIADQLLKLNKDVEIVCGGSNGNFNMEDAVCAGNLVSELQKVDKTIEITDSGRASSVLYKSFGKSIAKMLKQTEHGKLLVENGFTADIKECAQFGTTDMIPYYLSGAIKKLEIAAPLNDNVNEPKTI
- the gcvT gene encoding glycine cleavage system aminomethyltransferase GcvT is translated as MEKIKSIVVMKKTKFYSIHEKLGAKIVDFAGYSMPVQYSSIIAEHKAVRTSVGVFDVSHMGEIFIKGDRALNFVQHITVNDASLLTNGRVQYSAMCYPDGGIVDDLLVYRINEKEFMLVVNASNKDKDFNWMQENNKFGVQINDESDEYSLLAVQGPNSKNVIQKICDKPLDLEYYHFFFAKVAGIDMIISRTGYTGELGYELYFKGNETDAEKVWNALFENGKEYDIQPVGLGARDSLRLEMGFCLYGNDIDQTTNTLEAGLGWITKLKKQEFISKDILVKVKEEGLKRKLVPIVSNEKAFPRHGYDLSVDGKVVGHITSGTVSPILEKAIALGYVEIQHAKEGGKINFLIRGKEVPAIITKLPFVKN